In a single window of the Zea mays cultivar B73 chromosome 5, Zm-B73-REFERENCE-NAM-5.0, whole genome shotgun sequence genome:
- the LOC100383171 gene encoding Probable cytokinin riboside 5'-monophosphate phosphoribohydrolase LOGL10-like, with translation MTMRQSRFKRICVFCGSSQGKKRSYHDAAIELGNELVARSVDLVYGGGSIGLMGLVSQAVYDGGRHVIGVIPKTLMTPEISGETVGEVRAVADMHQRKAEMARQSDAFIALPGGYGTLEELLEVITWAQLGIHHKPVGLLNVDGYYNSLLTFIDKAVEEGFINPSARRIIVLAPTAQELMDKLEEYEPYHDMVASTLNWEMGNLQGY, from the exons ATGACGATGAGGCAGTCGAGGTTCAAGAGGATCTGCGTGTTCTGCGGCAGCAGCCAGGGGAAGAAGCGGAGCTACCATGACGCCGCCATTGAGCTCGGCAACGAGCTG GTGGCCCGGAGCGTCGACCTGGTGTACGGCGGCGGCAGCATCGGGCTCATGGGCCTCGTCTCCCAGGCCGTCTACGACGGCGGCCGGCACGTCATCGG GGTCATTCCCAAGACGCTCATGACACCAGAG ATAAGCGGCGAGACGGTCGGGGAGGTGCGGGCGGTGGCCGACATGCACCAGAGGAAGGCGGAGATGGCGCGGCAGTCCGACGCATTCATCGCCCTGCCTG GAGGGTATGGGACGCTGGAGGAGCTGCTGGAGGTCATCACGTGGGCGCAGCTAGGCATCCACCACAAGCCG GTCGGGCTGCTGAACGTGGACGGCTACTACAACTCGCTGCTGACCTTCATCGACAAGGCCGTGGAGGAGGGCTTCATCAACCCCAGCGCCCGCCGCATCATCGTCCTCGCGCCCACCGCGCAGGAGCTCATGGACAAGCTCGAGGAGTACGAGCCTTACCACGACATGGTGGCGTCCACGCTCAACTGGGAGATGGGCAACCTGCAGGGGTACTGA